A part of Misgurnus anguillicaudatus chromosome 6, ASM2758022v2, whole genome shotgun sequence genomic DNA contains:
- the LOC141364400 gene encoding uncharacterized protein, with amino-acid sequence MPGSTIRQCPHCQNKMNCRNRRCVKCGKLLDFKNRQSMRLAKFRAQASQWAKTTIKSRNQSKVLDNLAVMMEKLKALGYLPVLLLGKSSKAQKWTAEVQCPFEFPPEGHGVIEKMLILFEHILQGFSPEKELEVTEGDKAEGQDLNKTIEDEEDIILKNNIEVEILEDEEQMEEQQIESGKGESDTQEGEPKNQEVTGDEAESQDLKGTVEDEEDILFENKVDVEILEEEEQIEEQQSGEREPGIERKNAEQEKRVKRKIRALEMEERREMERRENNIETGAHINEEVILEADCTVKSKTLLFFI; translated from the exons ATGCCAGGTTCAACTATTCGGCAATGTCCCCACTGCCAGAACAAAATGAATTGCAGAAACCGGCGCTGTGTCAAG TGTGGAAAACTGCTTGATTTTAAAAACAGACAATCCATGCGGTTGGCAAAGTTTCGAGCCCAAGCCAGTCAGTGGGCAAAAACAACTATTAAGTCTCGGAATCAGTCCAAAGTCCTTGACAATTTAGCTGTCATG ATGGAAAAGCTTAAAGCCCTTGGTTACCTTCCAGTTCTTTTACTGGGAAAATCATCCAAGGCCCAAAAATGGACAGCAGAGGTCCAATGCCCATTTGAGTTCCCACCTGAGGGCCATGGAGTGATTGAAAAAATGCTCATACTATTTGAGCATATTTTACAGG gttttagtCCAGAAAAAGAGCTTGAGGTCACAGAAGGTGATAAGGCAGAAGGTCAGGACTTGAACAAGACCATAGAGGATGAAGAGGACATTATATTGAAGAACAATATAGAAGTGGAAATATTGGAGGATGAAGAGCAGATGGAAGAACAACAGATAGAAAGTGGGAAGGGAGAATCAGATACTCAAGAGGGAGAACCAAAAAACCAAGAGGTCACGGGCGATGAGGCAGAAAGTCAGGACTTGAAAGGGACTGTAGAGGATGAAGAGGACATTCTGTTTGAGAACAAAGTAGATGTGGAAATATTGGAGGAGGAAGAGCAGATTGAAGAACAACAGAGTGGGGAGAGAGAACCAGGGATTGAGAGAAAAAACGCTGAACAGGAAAAAAGGGTGAAAAGAAAGATTAGAGCACTTGAGATGGAGGAAAGGAGAGAAATGGAGAGAAGAGAAAATAACATAGAAACAGGTGCACATATAAATGAGGAAGTCATATTGGAAGCagattgcactgtaaaaagtaaaacattgctgtttttcatttga